One segment of Xiphias gladius isolate SHS-SW01 ecotype Sanya breed wild chromosome 1, ASM1685928v1, whole genome shotgun sequence DNA contains the following:
- the LOC120791837 gene encoding tetraspanin-18-like isoform X1, with product MGQGEVSARGSAMEGDCLSCMKYLMFIFNFFIFLGGSFLLGVGVWVLVDPMGFREIVAANPLLFTGVYVILAMGSMLFLLGFLGCCGAIRENKCLLLFFFMLILFIFLAELAAAILAFLFREHLTREYFTRELKRHYHGHNNTAVFTSTWNAIMSTFDCCGVSGPEDFEESLFRLLNPNKVVPVACCQRNGYPGDVSAEQCVSGSVTFRHNKGCYSAMVDYFETYIYTAGALAIVVLTIELFAMVFAMCLFRGIQ from the exons gGGCAGGGGGAGGTTTCAGCGAGAGGCTCAGCCATGGAGGGGGACTGCCTCAGCTGCATGAAGTACCTCATGTTCATCTTCAACTTCTTCATCTTT ctgGGCGGCTCCTTCCTGCTGGGTGTCGGTGTTTGGGTGCTGGTGGACCCGATGGGCTTCAGGGAGATCGTGGCGGCCAACCCCCTGCTGTTCACGGGGGTCTACGTCATCCTGGCCATGGGCAGCATGCTGTTCCTGCTGGGCTTCCTGGGCTGCTGTGGAGCCATCAGGGAGAACAAATGTCTCCTGCTCTTT tttttcatgctcatcctcttcatcttcctggCCGAGCTGGCAGCTGCCATCCTGGCTTTCCTCTTCAGGGAGCAT TTAACCAGAGAGTATTTCACCAGGGAGCTGAAGCGTCACTACCACGGCCACAACAACACCGCCGTCTTTACCTCCACGTGGAACGCCATCATGAGCACG TTCGATTGCTGTGGGGTGAGTGGTCCCGAGGACTTTGAGGAGAGCCTCTTCAGGCTCCTCAACCCCAACAAGGTGGTCCCTGTGGCCTGTTGCCAGAGGAACGGTTACCCGGGAGACGTCAGTGCGGAGCAGTGTGTGAGCGGCAGCGTGACCTTCAGACACAACAAG GGCTGTTACTCGGCGATGGTGGACTACTTTGAGACCTACATCTACACAGCAGGAGCTCTGGCCATCGTGGTGCTGACGATCGAA
- the LOC120791837 gene encoding tetraspanin-18-like isoform X2, giving the protein MEGDCLSCMKYLMFIFNFFIFLGGSFLLGVGVWVLVDPMGFREIVAANPLLFTGVYVILAMGSMLFLLGFLGCCGAIRENKCLLLFFFMLILFIFLAELAAAILAFLFREHLTREYFTRELKRHYHGHNNTAVFTSTWNAIMSTFDCCGVSGPEDFEESLFRLLNPNKVVPVACCQRNGYPGDVSAEQCVSGSVTFRHNKGCYSAMVDYFETYIYTAGALAIVVLTIELFAMVFAMCLFRGIQ; this is encoded by the exons ATGGAGGGGGACTGCCTCAGCTGCATGAAGTACCTCATGTTCATCTTCAACTTCTTCATCTTT ctgGGCGGCTCCTTCCTGCTGGGTGTCGGTGTTTGGGTGCTGGTGGACCCGATGGGCTTCAGGGAGATCGTGGCGGCCAACCCCCTGCTGTTCACGGGGGTCTACGTCATCCTGGCCATGGGCAGCATGCTGTTCCTGCTGGGCTTCCTGGGCTGCTGTGGAGCCATCAGGGAGAACAAATGTCTCCTGCTCTTT tttttcatgctcatcctcttcatcttcctggCCGAGCTGGCAGCTGCCATCCTGGCTTTCCTCTTCAGGGAGCAT TTAACCAGAGAGTATTTCACCAGGGAGCTGAAGCGTCACTACCACGGCCACAACAACACCGCCGTCTTTACCTCCACGTGGAACGCCATCATGAGCACG TTCGATTGCTGTGGGGTGAGTGGTCCCGAGGACTTTGAGGAGAGCCTCTTCAGGCTCCTCAACCCCAACAAGGTGGTCCCTGTGGCCTGTTGCCAGAGGAACGGTTACCCGGGAGACGTCAGTGCGGAGCAGTGTGTGAGCGGCAGCGTGACCTTCAGACACAACAAG GGCTGTTACTCGGCGATGGTGGACTACTTTGAGACCTACATCTACACAGCAGGAGCTCTGGCCATCGTGGTGCTGACGATCGAA